In Paralcaligenes sp. KSB-10, the following are encoded in one genomic region:
- the ilvD gene encoding dihydroxy-acid dehydratase: MNKAKRLRSANITQGSARAPNRSMYYALGYKEEDFAKPMVGVANGHSTITPCNSGLQKLADAAIAAIEEAGGNAQVFGTPTISDGMAMGTEGMKYSLVSREVIADCVETCVQGQWMDGVLVIGGCDKNMPGGMMGMLRANVPAIYVYGGTILPGRYKNQDLNIVSVFEAVGENSAGRMSDEELRQIELHAIPGSGSCGGMYTANTMSSAFEALGMSLPYSSTMANVHDEKTGSAAESAKTLIRAIELDLKPRDIVTRASIENAVSVVMATGGSTNAVLHLLAIAHAADVQWTIDDFERVRQRVPVICDLKPSGKYLAVDLHRAGGIPQVMKILLNAGLLNGDCMTITGKTMAETLKDIPDAPSADQDVIHTLDKALYAKGHLAILKGNLSPEGAVAKITGLKNPVMTGPARVFEDEQSGLKAILDGKIKAGDVMVLRYLGPKGGPGMPEMLAPTGALVGAGLGDSVGLITDGRFSGGTWGMVVGHVAPEAAVGGCIALVREGDSITIDAHRLLLQLNVPEEEIKARRAAWQAPAPRYTRGVQAKFAFNASTASTGAVLDNF, from the coding sequence GCTATAAGGAAGAGGATTTTGCCAAGCCCATGGTGGGCGTGGCCAATGGCCACAGCACCATCACGCCTTGCAATAGCGGCTTGCAGAAGCTGGCCGATGCCGCCATTGCCGCCATCGAGGAGGCGGGCGGGAACGCCCAGGTATTTGGTACGCCGACAATTTCCGATGGCATGGCCATGGGCACTGAGGGCATGAAGTATTCGCTGGTGTCGCGCGAGGTCATCGCCGATTGTGTCGAAACCTGTGTGCAGGGCCAGTGGATGGACGGGGTGCTGGTGATCGGCGGCTGCGACAAAAACATGCCGGGCGGCATGATGGGCATGCTGCGCGCCAATGTACCGGCTATTTATGTCTATGGCGGCACGATTCTTCCGGGCCGTTATAAAAACCAGGATCTGAACATCGTCAGCGTATTCGAGGCGGTGGGCGAGAATTCGGCGGGCCGCATGAGCGACGAAGAGCTAAGGCAGATCGAGCTGCATGCCATACCAGGCAGCGGTTCGTGCGGCGGCATGTATACCGCCAACACCATGAGCTCCGCCTTCGAAGCGCTGGGCATGAGCCTGCCTTATTCATCCACCATGGCCAATGTGCACGATGAAAAAACCGGCTCGGCGGCGGAATCGGCCAAAACCCTGATCCGTGCGATCGAGCTCGATCTCAAGCCGCGCGATATCGTTACGCGGGCCTCCATCGAGAATGCCGTCAGCGTCGTCATGGCGACGGGCGGCTCCACCAATGCCGTGCTGCATCTATTGGCGATCGCCCATGCGGCGGATGTGCAGTGGACCATCGACGACTTCGAGCGTGTGCGCCAGCGCGTGCCGGTCATCTGCGACCTGAAGCCCAGCGGCAAGTACCTGGCTGTCGATCTGCATCGCGCCGGCGGCATTCCGCAAGTCATGAAAATCCTGTTGAACGCGGGTTTGCTCAATGGCGACTGCATGACGATTACCGGGAAGACGATGGCGGAGACCTTGAAGGACATACCCGATGCGCCGTCCGCGGATCAGGACGTCATTCATACCCTGGACAAGGCGCTGTACGCCAAGGGCCACTTGGCCATACTCAAGGGCAATCTGTCGCCGGAAGGGGCGGTGGCCAAAATTACCGGGCTTAAAAATCCGGTCATGACCGGACCCGCCAGGGTCTTCGAAGACGAGCAGTCCGGACTCAAGGCCATATTGGATGGCAAGATCAAGGCCGGCGATGTCATGGTGTTGCGTTACCTCGGCCCCAAGGGCGGCCCCGGCATGCCTGAAATGCTCGCGCCCACGGGCGCTTTGGTAGGGGCCGGCCTGGGCGATTCGGTGGGCCTGATCACTGACGGCCGTTTTTCGGGAGGCACCTGGGGCATGGTGGTCGGGCATGTCGCGCCTGAGGCGGCCGTGGGTGGCTGCATAGCGCTGGTGCGCGAGGGCGATTCCATTACCATCGACGCTCATCGGCTGCTGTTGCAACTGAACGTTCCCGAAGAAGAGATCAAGGCGCGTCGTGCCGCCTGGCAGGCCCCGGCACCGCGCTATACGCGCGGAGTGCAGGCCAAGTTCGCGTTCAATGCATCCACGGCCAGCACGGGGGCGGTGCTGGACAATTTCTAG
- a CDS encoding LysR family transcriptional regulator: MDRLRSIEIFIEVAQQLSFSAAAQRLGIAKSNVTKHVIWLEKSLGVQLLTRTTKSVSLTEAGLSLLENGRSLLEHVDSIEARLQMSVKELKGTLRVGTPPSFGAHHLVPAITAFADVHPDIRVIMYLDDGRADLVTEGLDMLIRITPSLKDTSQIAHRLAIVPQVLVASAGYLKRRGHPQSVLGLASHDCMVHSLKSPTNSWKFTGPGGNVAVQVQGTIRANFGEPLRHAALLGHGISMHPRYMVDQDLKDGRLQIVLPEYQPTELEIYAVFPSRKNMPARVRTFLGFLTDWLGTMQWAGKSI, from the coding sequence ATGGATAGGCTACGCAGCATTGAAATATTTATCGAAGTGGCGCAGCAGTTGAGCTTTTCGGCGGCCGCCCAACGATTGGGAATAGCAAAGAGCAATGTCACCAAACACGTGATATGGCTGGAAAAGTCATTGGGGGTCCAGCTGCTGACCCGAACCACAAAAAGCGTAAGCCTGACCGAGGCCGGCCTGTCGCTGCTGGAGAACGGCCGAAGCCTGCTTGAACATGTCGACAGCATAGAAGCACGCTTGCAGATGTCGGTGAAGGAACTCAAGGGTACCCTGCGCGTTGGCACGCCTCCTTCATTCGGCGCCCATCATCTGGTTCCCGCCATTACCGCTTTCGCCGACGTCCACCCGGATATCCGCGTGATCATGTATCTGGACGACGGCAGGGCCGATCTGGTGACCGAAGGGCTGGATATGTTGATTCGCATTACACCATCGTTGAAGGATACCAGCCAGATCGCACACCGGCTGGCTATCGTTCCGCAAGTGCTGGTGGCTTCGGCGGGCTACCTGAAACGGCGCGGCCACCCCCAGTCGGTGCTGGGGCTGGCCAGCCACGACTGCATGGTGCATTCGCTCAAATCCCCTACCAATTCGTGGAAATTCACCGGCCCAGGGGGAAACGTAGCGGTTCAGGTGCAAGGAACCATTCGCGCCAACTTCGGCGAACCATTGCGCCACGCTGCTTTGCTCGGCCACGGCATTTCAATGCATCCCCGCTACATGGTGGACCAGGACCTGAAAGACGGCCGCCTTCAAATAGTATTGCCCGAGTATCAACCCACCGAGCTGGAAATTTATGCCGTGTTCCCCAGCCGCAAGAATATGCCCGCGCGCGTCCGGACATTTCTGGGCTTCCTGACCGACTGGCTCGGCACTATGCAATGGGCCGGAAAATCCATTTAG
- a CDS encoding tripartite tricarboxylate transporter substrate binding protein produces MKTLIALLATLAMSLSASGASAKDFPDGPIHMIVGYSAGGPTDVIARLIAKSMTATLGQSVVVENRTGAVSMIATRDVARAAPDGYTLLFTSLSLNVNPLLLGEKAGYDPKDFAPISLVATLPLVAVTRYDSPVKSIKELIDKARAKPGAVTFGSSGVGGSAHLAAAMMGIMAKVKMLHVPFRGNAPALAEVMAGRVDFMFYPSIGISNYVNQKRLRVLAVGTAKPLADFPGVPTMNHEGFPGFELTAPWVGLLAPAKTPAKIVAQLNKAVVEALKDPEIQKRLHDLGAITQSDTPQEFRNYLNKDKERWAHVIKAADIKIDAK; encoded by the coding sequence ATGAAGACACTTATTGCATTGCTGGCCACCTTGGCCATGAGCCTATCCGCTTCCGGAGCGAGTGCGAAGGATTTTCCCGACGGACCCATACACATGATCGTAGGCTACTCGGCGGGAGGGCCTACCGATGTCATCGCCCGCCTGATTGCCAAGAGCATGACGGCGACACTGGGGCAGTCGGTCGTTGTCGAGAACCGGACCGGGGCGGTTTCGATGATTGCCACGCGCGATGTGGCGCGTGCGGCGCCCGATGGCTATACGCTGTTGTTCACCTCCTTGTCCCTTAACGTCAATCCCCTGCTGCTGGGAGAAAAAGCTGGCTACGATCCCAAGGATTTTGCACCGATTTCCCTGGTTGCAACCTTGCCGCTCGTTGCCGTCACGCGTTACGACTCCCCGGTCAAGTCGATCAAAGAACTGATCGACAAGGCGCGGGCCAAGCCCGGCGCGGTGACCTTCGGGTCTTCGGGCGTAGGCGGTTCGGCGCATCTGGCCGCGGCGATGATGGGCATTATGGCGAAGGTGAAAATGCTGCATGTGCCTTTTCGCGGCAATGCGCCGGCCCTGGCGGAGGTCATGGCGGGTCGTGTGGATTTCATGTTCTATCCAAGCATAGGCATATCCAATTATGTAAACCAAAAACGGCTTAGAGTGCTTGCCGTGGGCACGGCCAAGCCGCTTGCCGATTTTCCCGGTGTGCCAACCATGAATCACGAAGGTTTCCCGGGGTTTGAACTCACCGCCCCGTGGGTGGGTTTGCTGGCACCAGCCAAGACGCCGGCCAAGATTGTCGCGCAGTTGAACAAGGCTGTTGTCGAAGCGCTGAAAGATCCCGAGATCCAGAAGCGGCTGCACGACCTGGGAGCCATCACGCAGAGCGATACGCCGCAAGAGTTCCGCAATTACCTCAACAAGGATAAAGAGCGCTGGGCGCACGTTATCAAAGCGGCCGATATAAAGATCGACGCGAAATGA
- a CDS encoding fumarylacetoacetate hydrolase family protein, producing MKLVSYRGDGEAPRTGVVLEAGILDVSEWIAAQAVSGSTQEHCLRSGHPAASGGMLRLLQGGADVMRSLHVHVEQCQAQAATRYQTLESVRLYPPVPRPGKVVAVGRNYADHAKETGVAPFEKPRIIGKLASCLSSPGAIVACPDGVKKLDFEAELAVVIGDYGYCVPESRALEWVAGYSVLNDLSAREFQFDISPPQTTFAKSMDGFCPMGPWLLTSDEIGDPQSLMVSSWVNGVLKQQAGTRDMLFPVATLVAYISRFMTLEPGDVLATGTPAGSGAFRTPPEYLQAGDRVRLEVSGVGVLEHSIA from the coding sequence ATGAAACTGGTCAGCTATCGGGGCGACGGCGAGGCACCCAGAACAGGGGTGGTGCTGGAGGCCGGCATTCTTGATGTGAGCGAATGGATTGCCGCCCAGGCTGTATCGGGCAGCACACAGGAACATTGCCTGCGCAGCGGCCACCCGGCCGCCTCGGGCGGCATGCTTCGGCTGCTTCAAGGCGGGGCTGACGTCATGCGGAGTCTTCACGTGCACGTCGAGCAGTGCCAGGCCCAGGCGGCGACCCGCTATCAAACGCTGGAATCCGTTCGCTTGTACCCGCCCGTTCCGCGGCCCGGGAAGGTGGTGGCGGTGGGCAGGAATTACGCGGATCATGCGAAGGAGACAGGCGTTGCGCCCTTTGAGAAGCCGCGGATTATTGGCAAGCTTGCCTCATGCCTGAGCTCGCCCGGCGCGATTGTCGCATGTCCGGACGGCGTGAAGAAACTGGATTTCGAGGCCGAGCTCGCGGTTGTCATCGGCGACTATGGGTATTGCGTTCCCGAGTCGCGGGCCCTGGAATGGGTGGCCGGCTATTCTGTGTTGAACGATCTCAGTGCGCGTGAATTCCAGTTCGATATTTCCCCGCCGCAGACAACATTCGCCAAGAGCATGGACGGTTTCTGCCCGATGGGGCCGTGGCTGCTTACCTCGGACGAGATCGGCGACCCGCAGTCATTGATGGTATCGAGCTGGGTAAACGGCGTGCTGAAACAGCAGGCCGGTACGCGCGACATGCTGTTTCCGGTTGCCACGCTGGTTGCCTACATTTCGCGCTTCATGACGCTCGAACCAGGCGATGTATTGGCGACTGGAACACCCGCGGGCAGCGGCGCTTTCCGTACGCCGCCTGAATATCTGCAAGCGGGAGATCGAGTCAGGCTGGAGGTGTCGGGCGTAGGTGTGCTGGAACACAGCATTGCTTAG
- a CDS encoding tripartite tricarboxylate transporter substrate binding protein has product MQCRSIALALLLGMLFVSPASRAAYPDKPVKLLVGYAPGGSTDIVARLLAKVLTQKWRQSVVVENKTGASGMIAAEQTVHAAPDGYTLLLGYTPEVSLNKLVFKRMHYDPITDLSALALVASAPLVLVSGPKLHARNLKELLTHKGSQRQISYGSPGVGGQQHMAGEMLGRLTGLPLMHVPYRGTSLAVNDLLGGQIDLFFATTPPLLQHIRAGKLWPILVAGPKREKLLPNVPTAVELGLPRLQLTNWFGVFGPKDLPAELAGRISDDVMAVFKDPGFVKSLEDQGLTPTPLQGAAFKDFIGAEMKKYQEIVAETGISVQ; this is encoded by the coding sequence ATGCAGTGTCGTTCTATAGCCCTGGCCTTGCTGCTGGGCATGCTATTTGTTTCGCCCGCCAGCCGGGCCGCTTATCCGGATAAACCCGTCAAGCTTCTGGTCGGCTATGCGCCAGGCGGGTCCACCGACATTGTGGCCCGCCTGCTCGCCAAGGTCCTGACTCAAAAATGGCGGCAGTCCGTAGTGGTTGAAAACAAGACCGGCGCAAGCGGCATGATTGCCGCCGAACAGACGGTCCACGCCGCTCCTGATGGCTACACGCTGTTGCTTGGATACACTCCGGAGGTCTCGCTCAACAAGCTGGTGTTCAAGCGCATGCACTACGACCCCATCACCGATTTGTCGGCCTTGGCTCTGGTTGCCTCGGCGCCCCTGGTTCTTGTCAGCGGGCCCAAGCTGCATGCCAGGAACTTGAAGGAGTTGCTGACACACAAAGGGTCGCAGCGGCAGATCAGCTATGGGTCGCCGGGCGTGGGCGGCCAGCAGCACATGGCGGGAGAGATGCTGGGGCGCCTCACTGGCCTGCCGCTGATGCATGTGCCATACCGCGGCACTTCTCTTGCGGTCAACGATCTGCTGGGTGGCCAGATCGATTTGTTTTTTGCAACCACGCCGCCGCTGCTCCAGCACATCCGCGCCGGCAAGCTGTGGCCCATTCTGGTGGCCGGGCCCAAGCGTGAAAAATTATTGCCCAATGTGCCCACGGCCGTGGAACTGGGTTTGCCGCGGCTGCAGCTTACGAACTGGTTCGGTGTGTTCGGGCCCAAGGATTTACCGGCGGAACTGGCCGGCAGGATCAGCGACGATGTGATGGCGGTGTTCAAAGATCCGGGCTTTGTGAAATCTCTGGAAGACCAGGGGCTGACGCCTACGCCCTTGCAAGGCGCTGCCTTCAAGGATTTCATAGGCGCCGAGATGAAGAAGTATCAGGAGATCGTCGCGGAAACCGGAATATCGGTGCAATAA
- a CDS encoding TauD/TfdA family dioxygenase, whose translation MKVTKSGASLGARVEGLDLSAALAPEDFAEIEKLLGAFGVLFFPAQHISAVQLKTFAQNFGTLEVNVANSYQEPGLPEVMTLSNIVENGKPIGLSDAGQDWHTDMSYSKLIAFVNILYGMQIPHRDGEPLGCTEFCNMHAAYEALPQELKVRLEGMTVLHDFNKFWEMMRREKGSSRPPLTEAQRLARPPVSHPIFMVHPISGRKVLYANPGYSIRINEMPQEESDRMLEFLFAHQTQEAFRYRHRWTVGDVLMWDNMGTIHNAVADYTPDEHRLIKRCQVAADRYFPEAA comes from the coding sequence ATGAAGGTCACAAAAAGCGGAGCAAGCCTGGGGGCCCGGGTCGAGGGCCTCGATCTGTCCGCCGCGCTTGCGCCGGAAGATTTCGCTGAAATTGAAAAACTGCTGGGGGCTTTCGGCGTCCTGTTTTTTCCGGCGCAGCATATTTCGGCTGTGCAGCTCAAAACGTTTGCCCAGAATTTCGGCACGCTGGAGGTAAATGTTGCGAACAGCTATCAAGAGCCGGGATTGCCCGAAGTGATGACTTTGTCGAATATTGTCGAAAACGGCAAGCCGATAGGCCTGAGCGACGCGGGGCAGGACTGGCATACCGATATGTCGTATAGCAAGCTGATTGCCTTCGTGAATATTCTGTACGGCATGCAGATTCCGCATCGGGATGGCGAACCCTTGGGTTGTACGGAGTTCTGCAATATGCATGCGGCCTACGAGGCATTGCCGCAAGAGCTGAAAGTACGGCTCGAAGGCATGACAGTCCTGCACGATTTCAACAAGTTCTGGGAAATGATGCGGCGTGAAAAGGGGAGCAGCCGCCCACCCCTGACCGAGGCCCAGCGTCTGGCGCGACCGCCTGTTTCGCATCCCATTTTCATGGTGCATCCGATCAGCGGCAGGAAGGTGCTCTACGCCAATCCAGGCTACTCGATACGAATCAATGAAATGCCTCAAGAGGAAAGCGATCGCATGCTGGAGTTCCTGTTCGCCCATCAGACTCAGGAGGCCTTTCGTTATCGGCATCGCTGGACTGTCGGCGATGTACTGATGTGGGACAACATGGGCACGATACACAATGCCGTTGCGGACTACACGCCGGACGAGCACCGCTTGATCAAGCGCTGCCAGGTGGCCGCCGACCGTTACTTTCCGGAGGCGGCATGA
- a CDS encoding metallophosphoesterase, with amino-acid sequence MNRSASSSFSGQPLFSFVVVADTHVNESDGVSSSPYRTNQLANERARHVFLDIAAMEPAPKFVVHLGDIVHPVPSLPTFQDAVACFKDIASPLTVPVHLVPGNHDVGDKHVDWMPADQVCEAFLETYRAAFGQDYFAFDEGDLRFVIINSLLLNSGLPDEERQKHWLQRQVTEAGGKRVFLFMHYPPYIYSTDERGSYDNVDEPGRSWLLELLRQPQVEAVFAGHVHNFWYDRIGQAEFYMLPSTAFLRHDFSEFYRVAPSVEFGRGDVDKFGYFVVDVFANGHVAYSIRTMGAQAKAGTTRIARPSRFLAHPKTSSFNNVGVELRHPWAESMQITATGGVQEFGRKWARNDYPLLALWEMGARLSKVPDLDLAEIESRERMRLMARMGHQYIVTSLGAPKPGLLSLDMAACGVAAFEVNATLDGFERQRGTLRAIRSETGVGIYYSKILSADLSHYDGTHFSHFVKAGFTLDELAVHREFIVAALHAGDIDGVTVRIEADQELVPAALRLMEFSRDTGCHVLASLKLSGPSLAIERADDLAVAASVAQAMILSKASSAIRYVYDTFMDVDRGYFPRHAFIDRRFNPRIAASVFTTLNALLSGAASIALEENIPNAGGSLVFSAGANRYALICAKTGQALDLLKTLPPACIAHDLASGLRQTIETEIDMLESAEAAKADELQLLLILLE; translated from the coding sequence ATGAATCGATCCGCTTCGTCGTCCTTCAGCGGCCAGCCGCTTTTTTCTTTTGTCGTTGTCGCCGACACCCACGTCAACGAGAGCGATGGCGTGTCCAGTTCGCCGTATCGCACCAACCAGTTGGCCAATGAGCGTGCGCGCCATGTCTTTCTGGACATTGCCGCCATGGAACCGGCGCCGAAGTTTGTCGTGCATTTGGGCGATATCGTGCATCCCGTACCATCGCTGCCGACATTCCAGGATGCCGTGGCCTGCTTCAAGGACATTGCCAGTCCGCTAACGGTGCCGGTGCATCTGGTGCCCGGCAACCATGACGTGGGTGACAAGCATGTGGATTGGATGCCGGCGGACCAGGTGTGCGAGGCGTTTCTCGAGACATATCGAGCAGCTTTCGGCCAGGATTATTTTGCGTTCGACGAGGGGGATTTGCGCTTTGTCATTATCAATTCGCTATTGCTGAATTCCGGCTTGCCCGATGAAGAGCGCCAAAAACATTGGCTCCAGCGGCAGGTCACGGAAGCCGGCGGCAAACGTGTCTTTCTTTTCATGCATTACCCGCCCTATATTTATTCCACTGATGAGCGTGGCAGCTACGACAATGTCGATGAGCCTGGCCGGAGCTGGCTGCTCGAGTTGTTGCGCCAGCCTCAGGTGGAAGCCGTTTTCGCCGGCCATGTGCATAATTTCTGGTACGACCGAATAGGCCAGGCAGAGTTCTATATGCTGCCTTCCACTGCTTTTCTGCGCCACGATTTTTCCGAGTTCTACCGAGTGGCTCCCAGTGTCGAGTTTGGCCGGGGCGATGTCGACAAATTCGGTTATTTCGTGGTGGACGTATTCGCCAACGGCCATGTCGCTTATTCGATCCGCACCATGGGCGCCCAGGCCAAAGCCGGAACGACCCGCATTGCCCGGCCGTCCCGCTTCCTGGCGCATCCCAAGACGTCTTCCTTCAATAATGTCGGTGTCGAACTGCGGCACCCCTGGGCGGAAAGCATGCAGATCACCGCCACGGGCGGAGTGCAGGAGTTCGGCCGGAAATGGGCGCGCAACGATTACCCGCTGCTGGCCTTGTGGGAAATGGGCGCGCGCCTCTCCAAAGTGCCCGATCTGGATCTGGCCGAGATTGAATCCCGGGAACGCATGCGGCTCATGGCCCGGATGGGCCATCAATACATCGTTACTTCGCTGGGGGCGCCCAAGCCCGGTCTCTTGTCGCTGGATATGGCGGCATGCGGTGTGGCCGCATTCGAGGTCAATGCCACGCTGGATGGTTTTGAGCGGCAGCGCGGCACCTTGCGGGCCATCCGCTCGGAGACCGGCGTCGGGATTTATTATTCGAAGATCCTCAGTGCCGATCTTTCTCATTACGATGGCACGCATTTCAGTCATTTCGTCAAAGCCGGTTTCACACTCGATGAACTGGCCGTGCACCGCGAATTCATTGTCGCCGCGCTCCATGCGGGCGATATCGACGGGGTCACGGTACGCATAGAGGCGGATCAGGAGCTTGTGCCGGCGGCCCTGCGACTCATGGAATTCAGCCGCGATACGGGCTGCCATGTGCTTGCGTCGCTCAAGCTCAGCGGCCCCAGCCTTGCCATTGAACGCGCGGACGATCTTGCTGTGGCGGCCAGTGTTGCGCAGGCCATGATCCTTTCCAAGGCTTCGTCGGCTATCCGCTATGTCTACGATACGTTCATGGACGTCGATCGCGGCTATTTCCCCCGGCATGCTTTTATCGACCGGCGCTTCAATCCGCGCATTGCCGCCAGCGTTTTTACTACGCTCAATGCACTGCTTTCCGGCGCCGCAAGCATTGCTCTGGAAGAGAACATCCCGAATGCGGGCGGTTCGCTTGTATTCAGTGCCGGCGCCAACCGCTATGCGCTGATCTGTGCGAAAACGGGGCAAGCCCTCGATCTGCTCAAAACGCTTCCACCGGCCTGCATTGCCCACGACTTGGCCTCGGGCTTGCGGCAAACGATTGAAACTGAAATAGACATGCTCGAAAGTGCAGAGGCCGCGAAGGCTGATGAATTGCAGTTGCTGTTGATTTTGCTTGAATGA
- a CDS encoding iron-containing alcohol dehydrogenase family protein: protein MAGVDFTHQALRTRLVCRPGAALALADELAHLGCRRPLILTSKSMRAHSLYADLLLLLSDVAVAEFDNIPQHSDLEMIGRVTERMNFHEADCVVAVGGGSVSDSAKAAALLFAEGGTLRDLASRFILPATIVAPDLLRPKVPIISIPTTASAAEVTPSFGVRTPEGEKLLFWDPQLASRVILLDAKLNLSIPAPLMLATGMNGLAHCLEGLYSTSRSPISTSLALEGIRRFDHALRAVARDPESIEYRVELLVAAHLSGMVLASARSCLHHAVCHVIGATCGVPHGLANTVMLPHTVRFNQSAAPDCLSPIEAVLGESLSALPPGDDGFLFSWLANLQAECRLPGSLRDIGVAREALPDIARKTMHERGLAFNPRPVNKPDDIEAILDAAW from the coding sequence ATGGCAGGTGTCGATTTCACGCATCAGGCACTTCGCACCCGCCTGGTTTGCAGACCGGGAGCCGCCCTCGCCCTGGCCGACGAACTGGCGCATCTTGGGTGCCGGCGACCTTTGATACTGACCAGCAAAAGCATGCGTGCCCACAGTTTGTATGCCGACCTTCTGCTTTTGTTGTCCGATGTGGCGGTAGCTGAATTCGACAATATTCCCCAGCACTCCGATCTGGAAATGATTGGCCGAGTCACAGAGCGGATGAATTTTCATGAGGCCGATTGCGTGGTTGCTGTGGGTGGGGGAAGCGTATCCGACAGCGCGAAGGCCGCGGCATTGCTGTTTGCGGAAGGCGGCACACTGCGCGATCTGGCATCGCGCTTCATCTTGCCGGCCACGATTGTGGCGCCCGATCTGCTGCGCCCGAAGGTTCCAATCATCTCGATCCCAACGACGGCTTCGGCCGCCGAGGTGACTCCGTCTTTCGGCGTGCGTACGCCCGAGGGTGAAAAGCTGCTGTTCTGGGATCCACAACTTGCCAGTCGCGTCATTTTGCTGGATGCGAAGCTGAATCTGTCGATTCCCGCGCCGCTCATGCTGGCCACAGGCATGAACGGCCTGGCCCATTGCCTGGAAGGCTTGTACTCGACAAGCCGGTCGCCGATTTCCACCTCTCTGGCGTTGGAAGGGATAAGGCGGTTCGACCATGCATTGCGCGCCGTGGCTCGCGATCCGGAATCAATTGAGTACCGTGTCGAGTTGCTGGTGGCTGCGCATTTATCCGGCATGGTTCTGGCTTCCGCGCGCAGCTGTCTGCATCATGCGGTGTGCCATGTGATTGGAGCCACATGCGGAGTGCCTCATGGTCTTGCCAATACGGTCATGCTGCCGCACACCGTGCGTTTCAATCAGAGCGCGGCGCCGGATTGCCTGAGCCCGATCGAGGCCGTTCTGGGTGAATCCTTATCGGCATTGCCGCCAGGTGATGACGGGTTTTTATTTTCCTGGCTTGCCAATCTGCAGGCGGAATGCCGCCTGCCTGGCAGCCTGCGCGATATTGGCGTGGCCCGGGAGGCATTGCCCGATATTGCGCGAAAAACAATGCATGAGCGCGGCCTGGCTTTCAATCCGCGTCCGGTCAATAAGCCGGACGACATTGAAGCCATTCTTGACGCCGCGTGGTAG
- a CDS encoding IclR family transcriptional regulator, whose protein sequence is MAEQEKDRPEFLDSAALRAHPQFASTLANGLAVLGCFANGAGTLGNKDIAEQLAMSRPTVSRLTFTLVGLGYLRRDRQTSKYSLGPAVLSLGYPLLSQLTIRQVAAPAMLELARYAHGPVSVGARDRFQVVYVETVQDQESNDTKPGVGSTRPFLRTAIGRALLYCQDKPERALILKRLQQAYPDDWEKFRPGLDTAFSEIDTLGFCVVAGDWRPTLAAVAVPMKGKVNGMSLAFNLTVPSYATDRSRLEKDLGPRLLGLVHNIEYKLGLSKD, encoded by the coding sequence ATGGCGGAACAGGAAAAAGACCGGCCCGAATTTTTAGATAGCGCGGCGTTGCGGGCCCATCCACAGTTTGCGTCCACCTTGGCTAACGGGCTGGCCGTTCTGGGTTGCTTCGCCAATGGCGCGGGAACCCTGGGCAACAAGGACATCGCGGAGCAATTGGCGATGTCGAGACCCACGGTTTCCCGATTGACATTCACCTTGGTGGGGCTGGGTTATCTGCGGCGCGACCGTCAAACAAGCAAGTACTCGCTAGGACCCGCGGTATTGTCGTTGGGCTATCCCTTGCTTTCCCAACTGACAATCCGTCAGGTCGCGGCCCCCGCCATGCTGGAACTGGCCCGCTATGCCCATGGCCCGGTTTCGGTGGGTGCACGCGATCGCTTCCAAGTGGTCTACGTCGAAACCGTGCAGGACCAGGAGTCCAACGACACCAAGCCCGGCGTCGGCTCAACCCGCCCGTTCCTGCGTACGGCCATTGGCAGAGCGCTTCTATATTGCCAGGACAAGCCAGAACGGGCGCTGATCCTCAAGCGCTTGCAGCAAGCTTATCCCGACGACTGGGAAAAATTCCGCCCTGGACTGGATACCGCTTTTTCGGAAATAGATACGCTGGGGTTCTGCGTCGTAGCCGGCGACTGGAGGCCAACCCTGGCCGCCGTCGCAGTCCCCATGAAAGGAAAGGTAAACGGCATGTCCCTGGCATTCAACCTGACAGTTCCAAGCTACGCCACCGATCGGAGCCGGCTGGAAAAAGACCTGGGGCCGCGCCTGCTGGGCCTGGTGCACAATATTGAATACAAATTAGGATTGAGCAAAGACTGA